One genomic region from Parafrankia discariae encodes:
- a CDS encoding SDR family oxidoreductase, whose protein sequence is MSLFDAFRFDGKRVLVVGGATGMGAAAAELAQSAGAEVIVADYAEVSLAGAKAIHVNLADAASIDAAVEQLGGPVHALLSAAGVADGTPGIERINFIGHRYLIDKLIAGGLLPRGSAIGFISSAAGLGWESDLPLLKEYLAVTDFDEATKWAVEHDKATYMWSKQAVCAYVATQAMPLLKQGIRINAICPGPTDTPLA, encoded by the coding sequence ATGAGCCTGTTCGACGCGTTCCGTTTCGATGGGAAGCGGGTCCTCGTGGTCGGCGGGGCCACCGGTATGGGTGCCGCCGCCGCCGAGCTCGCGCAGAGCGCCGGCGCCGAGGTCATCGTCGCCGACTACGCCGAGGTCAGCCTGGCCGGCGCGAAGGCGATCCACGTCAACCTCGCCGACGCCGCCTCGATCGACGCGGCTGTCGAGCAGCTCGGTGGGCCGGTGCACGCGCTGCTCTCGGCCGCGGGTGTCGCCGACGGCACCCCGGGCATCGAACGGATCAACTTCATCGGCCACCGCTACCTCATCGACAAGCTGATCGCCGGTGGGTTGCTGCCCCGCGGTTCCGCGATCGGCTTCATCTCCTCCGCCGCCGGCCTCGGCTGGGAGTCGGATCTGCCGCTGCTCAAGGAATACCTGGCCGTCACCGACTTCGACGAGGCGACGAAGTGGGCGGTGGAGCACGACAAGGCCACCTACATGTGGAGCAAGCAGGCGGTCTGCGCCTACGTCGCCACCCAGGCGATGCCCCTGCTCAAGCAGGGCATCCGCATCAACGCGATCTGCCCCGGCCCCACCGACACCCCCCTCGCCC
- a CDS encoding CaiB/BaiF CoA transferase family protein codes for MTAVMQGVRVLEVAEHTFVPAASALLSDWGADVIKIEHVERGDAMRALASSGIAVVPKDVHVLLEHSNRGKRSLGLDLTSEAGREILYRLAGTCDVFLTNKLPSVRTKLHIDVEDIRAHNPNIIYVRGTGQGERGPEADRGSYDSLAFWARAGVAVGVMRPEYGHVPVPPAPGFGDSIGAMTIAGGIMGALFHRERTGEATEVDVSLMATGMWAMGQALALSLLLDVPWNPPPADAPRSNPLTGNYLTKDGQWLALCCLQAGKYWAPMCEALGRPELAVDPRFADHASLMANSGAAIAILERTFAERPVAEWRERLAGFVGQWTVVQSTLEAAADPQAVANGYVQDVTTAAGIPFRMAAAPVQYGGAPAPAGRAPLFNEHGDEILAELGLDTDAVLDLKIRGVVA; via the coding sequence ATGACTGCGGTGATGCAGGGTGTGCGGGTGCTCGAGGTCGCTGAGCACACGTTTGTTCCGGCTGCGTCGGCGTTGCTGTCCGACTGGGGCGCGGACGTCATCAAGATCGAGCACGTCGAGCGCGGGGACGCGATGCGCGCGTTGGCGTCCTCGGGTATCGCGGTTGTTCCCAAGGACGTGCACGTGCTGCTGGAGCACTCCAACCGCGGCAAGCGCAGCCTTGGTCTCGACCTGACCTCGGAGGCCGGCCGGGAGATCCTCTACCGGCTCGCGGGTACCTGTGACGTGTTCCTGACGAACAAGCTGCCCAGCGTCCGTACCAAGTTGCACATCGACGTCGAGGACATCCGCGCGCACAACCCGAACATCATCTACGTGCGGGGAACGGGTCAGGGTGAACGGGGCCCGGAGGCCGACCGCGGTTCCTACGACTCGCTGGCGTTCTGGGCCCGCGCCGGGGTCGCGGTCGGGGTCATGCGCCCGGAGTACGGCCATGTTCCGGTGCCGCCCGCGCCCGGGTTCGGGGACTCGATCGGGGCGATGACGATCGCCGGTGGGATCATGGGGGCGTTGTTCCACCGGGAGCGCACCGGTGAGGCCACCGAGGTCGACGTGTCGTTGATGGCGACCGGGATGTGGGCGATGGGTCAGGCTCTCGCGCTGTCGTTGCTGCTCGATGTTCCGTGGAACCCGCCGCCCGCCGACGCGCCGCGTTCCAACCCGCTGACCGGGAACTACCTGACCAAGGACGGCCAGTGGCTGGCGCTGTGCTGCCTGCAGGCCGGGAAGTACTGGGCGCCGATGTGTGAGGCCCTCGGGCGTCCCGAGCTGGCCGTCGATCCGCGTTTCGCCGACCACGCGTCGTTGATGGCGAACAGCGGGGCGGCGATCGCCATCCTCGAGAGGACCTTCGCGGAGCGTCCGGTGGCCGAGTGGCGGGAGCGGCTGGCGGGTTTCGTCGGCCAGTGGACGGTGGTGCAGAGCACGCTGGAGGCCGCCGCGGATCCGCAGGCCGTCGCGAACGGGTATGTCCAGGACGTCACCACCGCCGCGGGGATCCCGTTCCGGATGGCCGCGGCCCCGGTGCAGTACGGCGGGGCGCCGGCGCCGGCGGGGCGGGCGCCGTTGTTCAACGAGCACGGTGACGAGATCCTCGCCGAGCTCGGTCTCGACACCGACGCCGTCCTCGATCTGAAGATCCGCGGCGTGGTCGCATGA
- a CDS encoding SDR family NAD(P)-dependent oxidoreductase: protein MLLNGRSVLVTGGASGLGLGTARVLLERGAAVTVVDLPSSPGKDVAAELGVRFVAADITDTEQFEAALDEAESAGPLRAVVHCAGRGGDRNRILDKQGNAGPLDSYADVIRINLVGTYNVVRLAAQRMAKNEELLDGDRGAIVLTASVAAFEGQIGQTAYASAKAGVRGMTIVAARDLASWAIRVNTIAPGVFETPMLGRLRDDIRDGLAAGVPHPKRLGTPADFGRLATDLLENSYLNGEVIRLDGALRMAPR from the coding sequence GTGCTGCTCAACGGAAGGTCGGTTCTGGTCACCGGCGGCGCGTCGGGCCTGGGCCTGGGTACCGCGCGGGTCCTGCTGGAGCGCGGGGCGGCGGTCACCGTCGTGGACCTGCCGTCGTCGCCGGGCAAGGACGTCGCCGCCGAGCTCGGCGTGCGCTTCGTCGCCGCGGACATCACCGACACCGAGCAGTTCGAGGCCGCGCTGGACGAGGCCGAGTCCGCCGGCCCGCTGCGCGCCGTCGTGCACTGTGCCGGCCGGGGCGGTGACCGCAACCGCATCCTCGACAAGCAGGGCAACGCCGGCCCGCTCGACAGCTACGCCGACGTCATCCGGATCAACCTGGTGGGTACCTACAACGTCGTGCGGCTGGCCGCGCAGCGGATGGCGAAGAACGAGGAGCTGCTCGACGGCGACCGCGGCGCGATCGTGCTGACCGCCTCCGTCGCGGCCTTCGAGGGCCAGATCGGGCAGACCGCCTACGCCAGCGCGAAGGCCGGGGTGCGCGGGATGACGATCGTCGCGGCCCGCGACCTGGCGAGCTGGGCGATCCGGGTGAACACCATCGCCCCGGGCGTGTTCGAGACCCCGATGCTGGGCCGGCTGCGCGACGACATCCGCGACGGCCTGGCCGCCGGGGTGCCGCACCCGAAGCGGCTGGGCACGCCGGCCGACTTCGGCCGCCTGGCCACCGACCTGCTGGAGAACTCCTACCTCAACGGCGAGGTCATCCGGCTCGACGGCGCCCTGCGGATGGCGCCCCGCTGA
- a CDS encoding NAD(P)H-dependent amine dehydrogenase family protein has protein sequence MGKHRVVQWATGNIGTYALRAVIEHPDLELAGVFVHSAEKSGRDAGDLSGVGATGVLATADADEILALGADCVLYMPRYFDVDEVSRILASGANIVTTRGEFHRLEDIDPEVRKRVEAACEQGGSSIHSTGSSPGFISEAIPLVLSSIQRRLDRLAIAEFADLSRRDSPGLLFDVMGFGQAPGDFDEGRLSHGKTSFGPSLNLIAETLGMPLDGLEASGDVGTSTKPLHIAAGTLEAGTVVAQRLTVSGLRGGREVMSFRATWYCTADIEQDWDIRATGWHIAVEGDAPLDVDLRFPIPIERMAAVAPAYTANRAVNAVPVVVAAAPGIRTSVDLPQIFATGLG, from the coding sequence ATGGGGAAGCACCGGGTCGTGCAGTGGGCGACCGGCAACATCGGTACGTACGCGTTACGCGCCGTCATCGAGCATCCCGACCTCGAGCTGGCCGGCGTCTTCGTGCACTCGGCCGAGAAGTCGGGCCGTGACGCGGGTGACCTGAGCGGTGTGGGCGCGACCGGTGTGCTCGCGACCGCCGACGCTGACGAGATCCTGGCGCTCGGCGCCGACTGTGTCCTCTACATGCCCAGGTACTTCGACGTCGACGAGGTCAGCCGGATCCTCGCCTCGGGCGCGAACATCGTCACGACCCGCGGCGAGTTCCATCGGCTCGAGGACATCGACCCCGAGGTGCGCAAGCGGGTCGAGGCGGCCTGCGAGCAGGGCGGCAGCTCGATCCACAGCACCGGCAGCAGCCCCGGGTTCATCTCGGAGGCGATTCCGCTGGTGCTGTCCTCCATCCAGCGCCGGCTCGACCGGCTGGCCATCGCGGAGTTCGCCGACCTGTCCCGGCGGGACTCACCGGGCCTGCTGTTCGACGTGATGGGCTTCGGCCAGGCACCGGGCGACTTCGACGAGGGTCGCCTCTCCCATGGCAAGACCAGCTTCGGTCCCTCGCTGAACCTCATCGCCGAGACGCTCGGGATGCCGCTCGACGGGCTGGAGGCCTCCGGTGACGTGGGGACCTCGACGAAGCCGCTGCACATCGCCGCCGGCACGCTGGAGGCGGGCACGGTGGTCGCCCAGCGGCTGACCGTGTCGGGCCTGCGCGGCGGCCGCGAGGTCATGAGCTTCCGGGCGACCTGGTACTGCACCGCCGACATCGAGCAGGACTGGGACATCCGCGCCACCGGCTGGCACATCGCGGTCGAGGGCGACGCCCCCCTCGACGTCGACCTGCGCTTCCCGATCCCGATCGAGCGGATGGCGGCGGTCGCGCCCGCGTACACCGCCAACCGCGCCGTGAACGCCGTGCCCGTCGTCGTCGCGGCCGCGCCGGGCATCCGCACCTCGGTCGACCTCCCGCAGATCTTCGCCACCGGGCT